Genomic window (Streptomyces sp. NBC_01431):
CGAGAGCAGCATCAGCTCCCGCTCCAGTTTCTCCAGCACTGCACCTCCCGCTCCTTCCGGCGCTTCATTATCGCGGACCCATGGACCGGTCGGCCTCGGCGGGGTGGTCTGAGGACGACTCCGCGGGAAACCGGGCACGGCAATATGCATGATACATAACATGTGTACTATGCACTCCTCGTTGTGACTCCGACGAGCCACAGCCTCAACCCGGAGGACCCGCATGCCCGACACCACGCCCACCGCATCCCGCGCGGCAAAGATCCTGTCCCGGCCCATCACCCTGAACGGCCTGACCGTCCCCAACCGCATCGCGATGGCTCCGATGACGCGGATGTTCTCCCCCGGCGGCGTACCGGGCGAGGACGTGCAGGCGTATTACGCCAGCCGGGCCGCCGCCGGTGTGGGCCTGATCGTCACGGAAGGCACCTACGTCGGCCACGAATCCGCCGGCCAGAGCGACCGGGTGCCGCGGTTCCACGGCGAGGACCAGCTGGCAGGGTGGGCGAAGGTCGCCGCAGCCGTACACGAGGCGGGCGGCACGATCGTGCCCCAGCTGTGGCACATAGGCATGGTCCGCAAGCAGGGTGAGGCACCGTACGCCGACGCACCCGCCGTCGGGCCCTCCGGCATTCGCGTCGACGGCACCGAGGGCACCGGCAAGGCCATGTCGCGCACCGACCTCGACGACGTCATCGGCGCCTTCGCCGACGCAGCCGCAGAGGCCGAACGGATCGGCTTCGACGGGATCGAACTGCACGGCGCCCACGGCTACTTGCTCGACCAGTTCCTGTGGGAGCGCACCAACCGCCGCACCGACGCGTACGGCGGCGACGCGGTGGCCCGTACGAAGTTCGCCGCGGAGATCGTGGCAGCGGTCCGCGAACGCGTGGCAGCCGACTTCCCCGTGATCTTCCGCTACTCGCAGTGGAAGCAGGAGGCGTACGACGCCCGGCTCGCGCAGACCCCGGAGGAACTGGAGGCGATCCTGGCTCCGCTGGCGGAAGCGGGCGTCGACGCCTTCCACGCCTCCACCCGGCGCTACTGGCTCCCGGAGTTCGAGGGCTCGGACCTGAACCTGGCGGGCTGGACCAAGAAGCTCACCGATCGGCCGACCATCACCGTCGGCTCGGTGGGCCTCAACGGCGACTTCATCCGCTCCTTCGCGGGCGAGGGTGCGGCGCTCGGCGACATCGACAACCTCCTGGACCGCATGGAACGCGACGAGTTCGACATGGTCGCCGTCGGCCGGGCCCTGCTCCAGGACCCCCAGTGGGCGGCGAAGGTCCTCGGCGATCGCTTCGACGAACTGAAGCCCTACGACGCGGCAGCGCTCACGTCACTCAGCCGGTAACCGAAGCCGGCTTCGGCTCAAGCGACGCGACGGTGGCGGCGTAGCGGTACGTGCACACGATCCTGCTGGCGGTTCGGAGGTCCCGCCGTGACGGTGCCACCAGACCTCGGTCGCCGCTACCCCGCCGTCGCGCTCAGATCTTGAGACTGCCCAGGGGAACAGCACCCCGGTAGGCGTGAATGGTCACGGCAGTGCTGTCCAGCTTGATCAGAACGAGGGCGATGATCGACCCGTCGGGCGCGCGGACCACTGTGCCCGTTCGGACGGTGTTCCGCGGGGTGACCAGGACGGTCCCGCCTCGGGTACATCCGGAGACGATGCGGACGACCCGTAGTTGGGCCTCACCGGGGGCGGGAGCGTCGCCGTAGGGCGGGGGCAGGAGCGAATCGGCAGGCGCCTGCGGCTCGTCGTGCGGGGGGCCGAGGCCTTGGACCGTAGGCACCTCGGCGGCCCGGCTCAGGGTTGTGCCACAGACGCTGAGTGTCCTGACTGCCTCGTGGTTGTGCGGTTGCGTGGTGCTGCATCCCGCTCCAGCTACCAGCAGTGCTGCGGCGACCGTGAGCACGGCGCGGGCGGGTGCGCCGTGCTCACGGGGCAGACCGGTCGTGTTCAGTTGCACTTCTCCGATTTTCCGTAGTCCTGCCAGGTCGTGGTGAATCCGCCGCCCGTACTGTCGAGCGGGCCGGCCACGCATGGGCCTTGAAGGCGCCATCGCCCCGCTCCGTGTGACGCCCGCCCCTCCAGCGACACCACCGGTCAACGGCCTGCTGACCAAGCGGACCACGACCGCGTACACGGACCACCGCGGTTTGCGCGCCCAGTTGGGCGCCCGGCACGACTGCAGGCAGCGAACCGGCGGCCCAGGGGCCCCGCTCACTCCGCTTCCTGGTCCGACGGACTGCGGACCCCCGACGCAGGGCCCCCCATAAGCACGCCGCGTGCAGGACCGCGGTGGTCCGGACGTGATCGTCCACTTCCCCGCCATCCAGTTCTCCGCCATCCAGACGACCGGCGTCAAGGAGCTGGCCGAGGGTACGGCCATCGAGTACGACGTTACGCAGGCCCCAAAGGCCCCAGACGAGAACGTGGTGCCGCACCGCTGACGGCGCTTCACGAGATCAGGGTCACCAAATGCAGACGCTGGGCGCTGCCTTGGCCGCCTGAATGACCGAGCAGGGGCCGACGGTGACCAGCGCGGCCACGGTCGCCGCACTCTCTTCCGTACCCGAGCGGCTTGCCGGCACCGCCGTGGGGTCGTAGTGGACCTTCCACAACCTCGGCGGGTCGGGCTCGCGGTCGGCATGGCGGTCTACCGCTGGTCGGCGCAGGACTCGCTCACCGGGAGCCTGGCAAGGAACCACATCCCGGGCGGCTACTCGACTCGCGACGTCGTCAGGAACCCCGAGGACGGCGTCCAACTGCTCCGCGACCGCACCGACCTCGGAGCCCAACAGGTCTCCCAGGTGTACGAGTCGCTCTTCACCCAGGGCAACCAGGCCGCGATGTGGCTGCTCTTCGCCACGTCGGCGATTGCGCTCTGCGTCATCGGCGCGCTTGGCCTGCGGCGCACGAAGGCGCCGGAGCCCGGCCCCGCCCCGGCAGCGGCGCAGCCCCTGCACAGCGAGCGGCGCTGAGCGAGCCATCGCGGGGGCCGACCCGTGGTACGTACCCCGGGGTCGGCCCCCGTCCCGACCCCGGGGGTGAGGAAAGCACCATGCAGTGACCACCCTCCCGAACGGCAACTCAGCGTGCGCTTCCGGGAGGTGGGTTGAACGGCGATCGAGGTCGGTTCAACGGTGATCGCCACAGCTGGGGGCCACCGGCTTCAGCCCTTGGCGGCGACGGTGGTCTGGTAGGGCGCCGCCGCGTGCTGGGCGGCGTACAGCAGGGCGGGCTTCATCTTGGGCCAGAAGTAGCTGTCCTGGCAGGAGTAGGGCGGGGTGAATCCGTCGCAGCCGCGGCGGTCGCTGTCGCCGACCTCGATGGTGAAGCTGGCGAGGCCCAGTTTGTCGAAGGTCCAGTCGTCGGTGCCGCCGGACGCGTCGTACAGGAGCTCGCCGGCCTGCCCGGACTTGTAACCCGTGATCGAGCCCATCTCAGTGGCCAGGGCGCGCAGCGCGGAGTCGTTCCCGGTGTGCGCGGTGTGGTCGAATCCCCAGGGCAGCAACACCATGTTCGCGTCGC
Coding sequences:
- a CDS encoding NADH:flavin oxidoreductase, producing the protein MPDTTPTASRAAKILSRPITLNGLTVPNRIAMAPMTRMFSPGGVPGEDVQAYYASRAAAGVGLIVTEGTYVGHESAGQSDRVPRFHGEDQLAGWAKVAAAVHEAGGTIVPQLWHIGMVRKQGEAPYADAPAVGPSGIRVDGTEGTGKAMSRTDLDDVIGAFADAAAEAERIGFDGIELHGAHGYLLDQFLWERTNRRTDAYGGDAVARTKFAAEIVAAVRERVAADFPVIFRYSQWKQEAYDARLAQTPEELEAILAPLAEAGVDAFHASTRRYWLPEFEGSDLNLAGWTKKLTDRPTITVGSVGLNGDFIRSFAGEGAALGDIDNLLDRMERDEFDMVAVGRALLQDPQWAAKVLGDRFDELKPYDAAALTSLSR
- a CDS encoding cold-shock protein, whose translation is MQDRGGPDVIVHFPAIQFSAIQTTGVKELAEGTAIEYDVTQAPKAPDENVVPHR